ACGTGCTGAAGGGCCGCACGCAGCCGCTGATCGTCCCGCTCAACTTCCCGGACGCGCCCGACGTGTCGAGCCCCGAGCTGGCGCTCAACGTCTCGCTGGCGCAGATGCGACACTGGTACCTCGCGCCGACCAACCCGGCGCAGCTCTCCGCGGCGGGCGTGCCGTTCGCCCTCACCACGGACGGGCTCTCCACGCTCACGCAGTTCCTCCCCAACCTCCGCGTCGCCGTCTCGCGCGGCCTCGCCCCTGACAAGGCGCTCGCCGCGCTCACCACGGTGCCGGCCGCCTGGCTCGGCATCGAGCGCACGCACGGCACCATCGCGGTGGGCAAGGTCGCCAACCTCATCGTCACGGACGGGGACCTCTTCACGCAGGATGCCACCATCCGCGACGTGTGGGTGCAGGGCGCGCGCTACGGCGTGACCCGGCCGCCGCAGGTCGATCCGCGCGGCACCTGGGCCATCGTCTCGACCGATGCGGATGGCTTCAATGCCACGCTCGTCCTCGAAGGCCCGCTGAACCGCATCCGCGGGAGCATCGAACGCGAAGGGCGTCGCGCCATCAACCTCGCGTCGGCCCGCGTGATCGCCGAGACGGGACGTCTCGAGGTGACGTTCGCCGGTGACCAGCTCGGCTACGAGGGGACCGTCCTCATGTCCGGCTCGGTGAGCGGTGAGGAGGTCTTCGGGTGGACGTCGCTCCCGAATGGCACCGACCCGGCGTTCCGCGGCAAGCGGACCGAGGTCTACGAAGGACCGGCGCGCGGGACCGTCGCGCGCCGCGTCCCGCAGATCGACCTGCCGTTCATCCGCCCGATGATGGAGTACGGCCGCGCGTCGATCCCCGAGCAGCCTGCCGTCGTCCTCGTGCGCAACGCCACCGTGTGGACCCAGGGACCGCAGGGGCGGATGGAGAACGCGGACCTGCTGGTGCGCGCCGGCAAGATCGTGCAGGTGGGCAAGGGGCTCGTGGCGCCGCGTGGCGCGGTGGTGATCGACGCGACCGGCAAGCACGTGACACCGGGCCTCATCGATCCGCATTCGCACACCGGTGTGACCTCGGTGAACGAGAGCGGGTTCGCGATCGTCCCGGAAGTGCGGATGGGAGATGTGCTCACGCACAACAGCATCTGGATGTACCGGCAGCTCGCCGGTGGTCTCACCATGCAGATGGTCAAGCACGGCTCGGCGAATCCGATCGGCGGCGAGAACGTCTACGTGAAGAACCGCTGGGGCATGCTGCCGGACGAGCAGCGCTTCGAGAACCCGCCGCGCACGGTGAAGTTCGCGCTCGGCGAGAACCCCAAGCGCAGCCCCAACCGCTATCCGAACACGCGCATGGGCGTGCAGGAGATCATCCGCGACCACTTCCTCGCCGCGCGCGACTACGAGAAGGAATGGAAGGCTTGGGAGGCGTCCGACAAGAAGGGCATCCCGCCGCGTCGCGACCTCCGCATGGAGGCGATCCTCGACATCCTGAACCAGAAGCTCCTCGTGTCGTCGCACGGCTATCGCGCCGACGAGTTCCTCGCGCTCGTGCGCTTGGCGGAGGAGTTCGGCTTCCGGATCCAGACGCTGCAGCACGGCGTCGAGGCGTACAAGATCGCCACCGAGCTCAAGAACGCCGGCGTCGCCGCGGTGGTCTGGAGCGACTGGGGCGCGTTCAAGCTCGAATCGTATGATGCGACCTCGTACAACGCGCGCCTCCTCATGGAGGCGGGCGTGGTGACGTCGCTGCACTCGGACGACGCGGAGATCTCCACGCGCATGAACTGGGAGGCCGGCAAGCTCCTGCGGTCGGGCGTCGAGGAGGTGCAGGCCCTCTCGACGGTCACGAACCAGGCCGCGCGGGCGATCGCGATCGACAACCGCGTCGGCTCGCTCGAGGCCGGCAAGGACGCCGACTTCGTGATCTGGAGCGGCAACCCGCTCTCGCAGTTCACGCGCGCCGAGCAGACGTGGGTGGATGGCCGCAAGTACTTCTCGCTCGAGGAGGACGCGCGGCTCCGCACCGAGATCGCGACGCAGCGGGCGCAGCTGCTCCAGGCCATCCTCTCCGCCGGCACCCCGGACGCGCCGACCGGCGCGGGCCCGGCCCGTGGCCGTGCGCCGGAGCACGACTGACCATGACCCTCACCATGACACCGACCATGACCGGGACCGAGAGCACGACGCGCCGCGCAGGGCGGCCACGGCTGTACCGCATCGCGTCCGGCGCGATGGCGCTCGCACTCGCCAGTGCCGCCCCGCTCCTGTTGACCCCGACGCGCGCGGCGGCACAGGTCCTCACGCCGACGGCGCCCCAGACGCAGCCGGTGGTGCTGCGCGGGGCCACCATCCATACCGTCACCAAAGGTGTGATCCAGAACGGCACGATCGTGATGGAGGCGGGCAAGATCACCGCGATCGGCGGCCCGGAGATCGCGGTGCCGCGTGGGGCGAAGGTGGTGGACCTGACCGGGAAGCACATCTACCCGGGACTCGTCGACGCCTACAGCACCGTCGGCATCACGGAGATCGGATCGGTCGAGGTCTCCAACGACATCACCGAGCTCGGCGACTTCAACCCGAACGTACGGGCCGAGGTCGCGGTGAACGCCGAGAGCCGGCACATCGGGACCACGCGTTCCGCCGGGGTGCTCGTCGCGTTCAGCACGCCGGAGGGTGGCGTGATCTCGGGGCTCTCGTCCGCGATGTCCCTCGAGGGATGGACGTGGGAGGAGATGTCGATGAAGGGCGCCGCGGCGCTCAACGTGGCGTGGCCCGACCCGAACGCGCGGCCGCGTCGGTTCGGCGGCGGTGGCCCCCCGGGCGGTTTCGGTGGGCGTCCGCAGCCCGCGCCCAAGACCTACGCCGAGCAGGTGCAGGCGATCAAGGACTACTTCGCCGAGGCGCGCGCGTATCGCGACGCCGTGGCGGCGGGGCAGACGGTGACGACCAACACGCGCTACGCCGCGATGATCCCGGCGCTCAACCGCGAGATCCCCGTGGTGGTGGCCGCCGAGGGCGTCGCGCAGATCAACGACGCGATCACCTGGGCGAAGGAGGAGGGCGTGCGCCTCGTCATCCGCGGCGGACGCGACGCCATCCACGTGGCCGAGCGCCTGAAGGCGGAGAACGTGCCGGTCATCCTCACGTCCACGATGGCCGCGCCGGACCGCAACTCCGAGGGGTATGACGGGCGGTACAACGCTCCCGCGCAGCTCTTCGCCGCCGGAGTCCGATTCGCCATCGCCGGTGGCTCGGGCGGCCTCTACAGCTATCGCCTGCCGTGGGAGGCCGGGGTAGCGGTCGCCTTCGGCCTGCCCGAGGAGGAGGCCCTGAAGGCGGTCACGATCAACGCCGCCGAGTTCATGGGCATCGCCGACAAGGTGGGCTCGCTCGAGGTGGGGAAGCAGGCCACGCTCCTCATCACCACCGGCACGCCGCTGGACATGACCTCGAACGTCGAGCAGTCGTACATCCAGGGACGCGAGATCGACATGAACGACATCCACAAGCAGTTCTTCAAGAAGTATCTCGAGAAGATCCGGCAGCAGATGGGGCGGATCGCGATGTGAGTGGTGACGCCATCGGGGTGGCTCCGACGTCGTGCCTTACGGCGTCGGAGCCATCACCAATGACGTCGTGACCGAGCGGCTCATGTAGCGCGCCGTCACCTGGACCGTCTGGAACACCTCGGGCGGCTCGTTGAGCGTGAAGCGGCCGTTCTCGACGTGCACGATCATCGTATCGATGCTCACCGACCAGATGGGTGCGTATCCAGGGAAGGCCGGCTCGGTCACCAATGAGTACTGCACCGCCGGATGCGCCGGGGAGACGGTGTCGCGATCCGATTCCAGCCGCATGGTGAAGCGTGCCGCCGGATCGTTGGGATTGGCGTGTGCGAACGGGCCGTCGTAGCACGACGATGCGAGCGCGGCCGTCGCGAGGAGCGACAGCGCGGCCCGCATGGCGTGGTGCCGACGCGCGGGGGTCGAGGGTCGCATGGGGCGCCTCACCAGCTGAAGGAGAGCGTGAGTCCGAGCGCGGAGGGACCCACGCTCGGGGCGAGTCGAGCGACGCGCGCGCGGCCGAGGTCCTGCACGGCGGCGAGGTCGGCGGCGAAGGCCCGCTCGCGGCGGAGCGCGAGCAATCCCTGCCCGATCCACACCGCGGCGCCGATCGTCCCGACGGCGACCGACGCGTGACGCGCCTGCTCCGCCTTGCTGTGGAGCTTCTGCATGTCGGAGTTGATCTCGCTCGGCGCGACATATCGCGCCTGGTACGCCAGATACGTGCCGTAGTGCTCGTGCGCGATGTCGTGGAGCCGCACGGCAGCCACCGTTGCGCCGATCGCCGTGAGCCCCACCAGCACGCGCGAGTCCATGCGCGCCCCCGAGCCGGGGCGGGCGAAGCCGGGGAGCAGGGCGCCGCGCAGCAGGGTGCGGCGGGTGGACTGAGCCTCGCAACGCGCCGTCGGGCGGCGCAACGCGGCGAGCACGGTGCGTGCCCCCTCGGCGGCCCCCGGATCGAACGTCAGGCAGGGAGCGTCCTGGAGCAGCGTCGCGCCCACGACGCGTGCGGAGGCGGTGTCGCCGAGCGCGAGCAGTGCGAGCGTCGCGTGCAGGCGCGCGTCGCGCCTCACGGCCTCGTTCGTCGGCGCGCCGAGAAAATGCGGTACGGCGAGCCGCACGACGCGCTCCTGCTCGCCGGCGCCGTAGGCGGAGTGGAGCGCGCCCAGGCGCGGATCGGCGGGAGCACGCAGTGCGACCGGCGCGACGACGGTCGCCCCGAGGACGGGGCGCGCCGCGAGCGAAGACTCCCAGGCGACGCGCACCGCGACCCAGGGCAGGGCGATCCGCTCACCGACCTCGCCACTCGGGGAGCGCACCTCTACGGTGAGGTCATCGCTGACGCCCGTTGGCCCGGGGTCGAGCGTCGCCCGATCGAACGCGAGCCGCAGGTAGGCGTCGCGCGGGGTGCGGAAGCCACCTGCGCCCAGTCGCCGCACCGCGTGGCGCTCCACCACCATCGGCCGGAGGACCTGTTCGCCGCGGCGCACGATGACTTCGCCGATGTCGCGGCTGTCGGAGTAGGTCGTGTCGAGCGTGACGCGGAGCCCGCGGACGGGGGCGAGCGCGGCCTGCGTGCGCGGGTCGTCGCAATCCACCAGTCGTTCGGCGGCCGGCAGCACCATGAGCACGACCGCGTCGCGCACCTGCCAGACGTCGAGCGGGAACGGTGGGGCGGGGCGCGAGACGAAATCGGCGCTGTCGGCGGGGTGGATCTCCATCGCGAGCCGGCACCCCGCGACGAGGTGAGCGAGCCGCGCGGCATCGAAGGCCGAATCGCGCGCGGCGGGCGCGTGCACGAGGACGTCGGCGCGACGTCCTCGGACGAGGATCGGATCGACGCCCTGCGCAGGTGCGGCGGTCGACACGCCCGCGAGCGCCAGCGCGCACGCGGCGCCGAGCCCGAGGGCCAGCGTCGAGGTCCCAGGCCGCCTCATGCGATCGGCTTCCGCGCCGGCACGTGCACCGCAGGCAATCCGTGCTGCTCCAGCAACGCGTTGAAGCGCGCCAGTTCGTCGCTCTCGATCCGCTCGAGCTCCTTCAGCTGCGCATCGAGCTGCGTCGTGAGCGTCTGGTAGATCTCCCCGTGCTGCTTCGTGGGCGCGTACGCCCCCGACTGCAGCTGCATGTTGAGCGTGATGTACTTGTTGTACAGCTTGGTCGGCATGTCGAGCGTGCACTGGTCGACGTGGCACCCGACCTCGTAGAGTTCGGCGCGCACCGCCTCGATCTTCCTGCGGACCGCGTTGGCCGAGTCGGTGAGCATCGTGACCACGGCCGGATCCGCCGCCCGCTTGGCCCGGTCGGTGAGCTGCGCCTGCAGGTCCTCGGCGCGCTTCACGTGGTCCACCACCGACTGGAGGCGGTCGATCGTGCGGCGGGCCGCGGCGTACTGTGCCACGAGGTCGGCCTGCGTCGAAGTCACGCGCGGATCGGCGACGACGGTGAAGCGGCGCGCGAGCGTGTCTGCGCCGATGATCAACCGCACGCCGTACTCGCCGGGGGGAACGGACGGACCGCGCAGGGTGCCGTAGTCGATCACGGTGTTCGGCAGGCGCGGGGCCGCGGTGGAGCGCAGGTTCCAGACGAAGCGGTTCGTGCCCCGCCGCAGCGGGACGATGGAGTCGGCGGGCGCGAAGGAGAGGCTGTCGGCGTGCACCGCCGAGTCCGCGCTGGCGAAGCGGCGCAGCACGGTGCCCTGCGCGTCGGTGAACTCGAGGCGCGCCTTCGCGGCGGGGAGGTCGCGGAGGTGCCAGTCGACGATGACACCCGATGGCGGGTTGGCCCCGGTGAAGCTCCCGCCGCCGCCCGCACCGAAGAGCACGGCAGTGGCGGGCTGGAAGAGATGCGCCGGCCGCGAGCGCACGCTGTCGGCGAGCTGACGCAGCGGCGAGAGGTCGTCGATCACCCAGAAGGCGCGTCCATGGGTCGCGGCGATGAGGTCGTTCCCCTGCACGCGCAGGTCGCGCACGCTCACGCGCGGGAGGTTGAGCTGGAGCGGCTGCCAGGTCGCGCCGTCATCCAGCGAGACCCACACGCCGTACTCGGTCCCGGCATAGAGCAGTCCTCGGCGCCGAGGGTCCTCGCGCACGACACGCGTGTAGGCGGTGCGCGGGATGCCGGTGACGATCCGCGTCCAGGTACGCCCGTAGTCGCTGCTCTTCCAGAGGTACGGGGCGAAGTCGTCCTGCTGGTAGCGGTTGGCCGCGACGTAGACCGTTCCCGCGTCGTGCGGCGACGCATCGATGTGCGCGGTCCGCGTGAAGCGGCCGTACCCCGGGGGCGTGACGTCCTGCCAGGTGGCGCCCTCGTCGCGCGAGACGTGCACGCGCCCGTCGTCGGAGCCGGCCCAGAGGACGCCCTTCTGCACGGGCGATTCGGCGAAGGCGTAGATCGTCCCGTACCACTCGGCGCCGGTCATCTCGCCGTGGATGGGGCCGCCGGTGCGCCCGAGCGTGGCGGGGTCGTTGGCCGTGAGGTCGCCGCTGATGCGCTCCCAGCTCGCGCCCTCGGTGCGCGAGCGCCAGACGTGCTGTGAGGTCACGTAGAGCGTGCGCGGATCGTGCTTCGAGACGAGCACGGGGAAGGTCCACTGGAAGCGTTCGCGCACGTCCTTCGCGGCGTAGCCGTCCCAGTTGATCTCGGTGACGGAGATGTCGCGCTCCTGCCGCGCCCGATGGTCGTAGCGGGAGAACTGGCCGAGGTAGCACCCGCCGTACGTGATGTTCGGGTCGCGCGGGTCGATGGCGATCGTCGCGTTCTCGCAGCCGGCGACGGAGAAGTAGTCGCGTTCGCCGATCGCGCCGTAGTCGCTGCGCGAGGCGATGGAGATCGCCGAGTTGTCCTGCTGGGCCCCGTAGATGCGATAGGGGAACTGGTCGTCGGTGTTGACGTGATAGAACTGCGCGGTGGGCTGGTTGTGCTGGCTCGACCAGGTGACGCCGCCGTCGAAGCTCACCGTCGCGCCGCCATCATTGCCGAGGATCATGCGCCGCGGGTCATTGGGGTCGACCCAGAGGATGTGCATGTCGCCATGCGGCGCGTCGATCTCGGTGAACGTCCGGCCGCCGTCGATCGACTTGAGGACGGAGAGGTTCATCACGTAGACCGTGTTCTCGTCCTTCGGGTCGGCGGTGACGGTGGAGTAGTACCAGTTGCGGACCCAGATGCGCGCATCGTCGTTCATGCGCTCCCAGGTCGCCCCGGCGTCGTCGGAGCGGAAGAAGCCGCCGGTGGAGTCGGGGGCCTCGATGCTCGCGTAGAGGCGGCGCGGGTTCGCGCGGGAGACGTCGATGCCGATCTTGCCGAGCGGCGTGCGCGGGATCCCCGGGTTCCGGGAGATCTCGGTCCAGGTCTCGCCGCCATCGGTCGTCTTCCAGAGGCCGCTCCGGCCGCCGCCGGCGAGCATCGACCAGGGCGTGCGCTGGAACTTGTAGAACGAGGCGTACAGGATCCGGGGATTGGCCGGATCGATCGCGAGGTCCTGCGCGCCGGTCGAGTCGTCGACGAAGAGGACCTGCTTCCACGTCCGTCCGCCGTCGAGCGTGCGGAAGACGCCGCGCTCCCGGTTGGGGCCGAAGGCGTGGCCGATGGCGGAGACGTAGACGCGGTCGGCATCGCGCGGGTCGACGATGATGTCGGTGATCTGCTGCGCATCCACGAGGCCGAGGTGCTGCCAGCTCTGGCCGGCATCGGTGGAGCGGTACATCCCGGTGCCGAAGGTGAGGTCCTCGCGCAGCTGCGACTCGCCGGTCCCGACGTAGATGACGTTCGGGTCGCTCGGGGCGACGGTGATCGCGCCGACCGAGGAGATGTCGGTCTTGCCGTCGGTGATGTTCTGCCAGGTCTGGCCGCCGGTGGTGGTCCGCCAGACGCCGCCGTTCACCGAGCCCATGTAGAAGAGGAAGGGCTTGGCGAGGTCGCCGACGACGGCGTCGACGCGTCCGCCGCGATCGGGTCCCACGTTGCGCCAGCGCAGCGACTTGAAGAGCGGGGCGGTGGCGGTGCCCGAGACGTAGAGGCTGGGGTCGTACGCGGGAGCGGCTGGCGGCGCGGCGGTCGGTGCGGCGGGGCGGGCGCGCTGAGCCTGCGCGGCGGCGAGCGGCAGGAGGGCGCCCGCGACGAGCGCGGCGCCGGAACGGAGCAGGGCAGTCTTCGTCATGCGGGAATATTGCCCCGCCGGGGCCGGACGCACCACTTTCCAGCCATGCGACTCGCCCTCGGTCTCCTGGGGATGGCCCTCGCGATCGGCGGCGTGCCACTCCTCGAAGTACGCACGCCAGAGCGAGCGCACGCTCGACCGCCGGTTCGTGGTGGTGCGGTCGCGGGACGAACAGCGCCCCACACGGTGCGGGGCGCGCTTCGCGGAGTACCGCGTGCGGCGGTGTTGAGCGACATTGCGGTCCACCCCTCCCCGGCGCCATGACCGACCGACCTGAGACCGACGACGCCCTGTCGTTCGACCGCGCGATCCCCGTGATGCCCGTGAGCGTCGGCGGAAGCGCGGGAGTGACCTGCGCGAGTTGCCGGCGCCCGATCTCGGAGAGCTACCACACCGCGAATGGCGAACCGGTGTGCGATGCGTGTCGCGCGGTACTCGCCCTCGCGGCCGGGGGGGCGACGGCGCCGGCGACGATCGCGAAGGCACTCGTGTTCGGTCTCGTCGCGACCCTCGCGGGGGCGCTCGTCTACTGGGCGGTGATCCGCTTCGCGAACCTCGAGATCGGCCTCGTCTCCATCCTCTCGGGCTGGATGATCGGCAAGGCCCTGCGCGCCGGCGCGGACGGTCGGGGCGGCCGCGTGCTGCAGGTCATCGGCGCCCTGCTCGTCTACGTCTCCGTCGCGATGGCGTACTTCCCGTTCCTCTACGAGGGCGGCGTCCGCGCGGGACTCACACTCGCAGGCATCATCGTCGCGGCGCTGTTGCAGCCGATCTCGGCGATCTTCGACGGCGCGACGGGCGGGTTCCTCAGCGCACTCATCATCGGCTTCGGCATGATGCAGGCCTGGCAGCAGGCGAGACAGCCGAGCGTCGTCTTCGAAGGCCCGTTCCGCGTCGGGTCCGCCGCGACCTGAGATGACCGCTCCCCCGCCGTTCACCGCCCGTCGCTGCGCGACGTGCGGGACCGAGCTCGCCGCGAGCGCGCTCGCCTGCCCGGCCTGCCAGACACTCGTCCACGCCGACCGGTTGCGCTCAGTCGCCGCGACGGCAGAGGCGGCGGAGCGCGCCGGGAAGCTGCGTGAGGCGCGCGGCGCGTGGGAGGAGGCGCTGTCCCTCCTGCCGGCCACCACGCAGCAGCATGCGGTGATCACGGCAAGGCTCGAAGCGCTCGTCGCCCGCATCGCCGACGCCGATCCGCACCTCGGCGGCGAACCACCACCGCCGCAGGGGCCCTGGTACAAGCGCTGGGCGGGCGGCGTGGGCGCGGTGGCCGTGCTGCTACTCACCAAGGGGAAGTTCCTGCTGCTCGGGCTCACGAAGCTCCCGACACTCATCTCGATGTTCGGGTTCTTCGGCGTGTACTGGGCGGCGTTCGGCTGGCCGCTCGCGCTGGGACTCGTGGTGAGCATCTACATCCACGAGATGGGGCACGTCGCCGCGCTGCTGCGCCTGGGCATCAAGCCGAGCGCGCCGATGTTCGTGCCGGGGCTCGGGGCGTTCGTCGCGTACTCCAAGCGCGTCTCCGATCCGCGCGAGGATGCCTATGTCGGCCTCGCCGGCCCCATCTGGGGTGCGGGCGCGGGCGTGGCCGCCTTCGCTGCGGCCAAGTGGACGGGCAGCGCGACCTGGATGGCGATCGCCGAGCTGACGGGGTTCATCAACCTCTTCAACCTCATCCCCTTCTTCGGGCTCGACGGCTCGCACGGTATCAAGGTGCTCAATCGCGCGCAACGGCTCGCCGTCGTCGCGGCCTTCGCGGTGGCGTGGCAGGTGTCGGGGGTGCAGCTCATCCTGCTGCCGCTCGCGGTCACCATCTGGCGCGCGTTCGCACGCGAGACGGGCCGTGGTGATGCGCGTACGCTGGCGAACTTCCTCGGGCTGATCGCGGTCCTGACCTGGCTGGCCGCGCTCGAGACGGTCTAGCGCCCGTCGCGCGGCCGGACCGGCAGCACGAGCCGTGATGGATGCGCCGGGTCATGGCGGATGGTGATCCGCGCCCGCTGCGCGACCGCGCTGGTGTTCACGTGCGCTCCCGTCTGCAGGTTGAGCGAGAAGTGCGGTTGGAACGCGCCCATCACCTGGACGCGGATGCGGTGACCCGCGGCGAACTCGTTGGCGGTGATCAGGTCGCCGAGGCGGAGCAGGTAGGTGCGTCCCGGCTCCAACAGCTGACGGCCCCGCTCCGGCTCGCGGTACGACGCCCGCAACAGTTCGAGCCCCGGCGACATCAGGTTGTACGCTGTGCCGTCGGGCGCGACATCGAGCAGCTTCACGTAGACGTCCACGTCGCGCGCGTCCGTCTCGAGGTGGAGTTCGACGGTGATGCCACCGATCACCTCGAGCGGCCCGGCCAGCGGCGCCGTCTCGAAGGTGAGGAGGTCGTTGCGGGCGGCGAGCGTGCGGAAGTCGTGCGCACCGTACCGCGCGTCGAACGGATCGCGCACCGGATCATCGGGGTCGGAAACGAAGCTGCTCGCGGCGCGGGGTGTGCTCGGCGCGCGTGCCGTGAGCGCGCCACTCGGCGCGAACCAGAGTGTCTCGGCGGCCATGCCCGGCAACGGCCAAGTGGAGGCGTCGCGCCACCGGTTCGCGCCCATGACGAAGACCCGCACCGGTGGTTCTCGGTCGACGCCGTTGTCGATCCCGCGCACATGATGGTCGAGCCAGCGGAGGATCACCTCGTCGTAGTCGATCGCCGCGTCGGGCCCGAACTCGCGTTCCCCGCTGCGCGTGCGCGCGGTGGCGTCGACGCCGTGGACCCAAGGCCCGATGCGCATGGCCGTG
This region of Gemmatimonadota bacterium genomic DNA includes:
- a CDS encoding amidohydrolase family protein, yielding MRASRTLLSLGLLLAGALSAGGLGAQQSSRTEPVTGLRDAGTGFHALVGARVVTSPGQVLDSATVVIRNGVITAVGKNLRPPAGARIWDLKGQTIYPGFIDAHADLGMDAVPQGGDVGPTHWNPQVRAWFSTTASMKDDSTRRVALRSLGFGAALAVPKQGIFRGTASVVNLSDAGVRERVLRADLLQAVGFNRSFQLGGMYPNSSMGTVALMRQTFMDAEWYIRANAAYEASGRSVLPPERSEALGALAAAVQGKQAVLFQTESEEEYLRAFTLAKDYKLTPWFRGNGMEYRLIDVLKGRTQPLIVPLNFPDAPDVSSPELALNVSLAQMRHWYLAPTNPAQLSAAGVPFALTTDGLSTLTQFLPNLRVAVSRGLAPDKALAALTTVPAAWLGIERTHGTIAVGKVANLIVTDGDLFTQDATIRDVWVQGARYGVTRPPQVDPRGTWAIVSTDADGFNATLVLEGPLNRIRGSIEREGRRAINLASARVIAETGRLEVTFAGDQLGYEGTVLMSGSVSGEEVFGWTSLPNGTDPAFRGKRTEVYEGPARGTVARRVPQIDLPFIRPMMEYGRASIPEQPAVVLVRNATVWTQGPQGRMENADLLVRAGKIVQVGKGLVAPRGAVVIDATGKHVTPGLIDPHSHTGVTSVNESGFAIVPEVRMGDVLTHNSIWMYRQLAGGLTMQMVKHGSANPIGGENVYVKNRWGMLPDEQRFENPPRTVKFALGENPKRSPNRYPNTRMGVQEIIRDHFLAARDYEKEWKAWEASDKKGIPPRRDLRMEAILDILNQKLLVSSHGYRADEFLALVRLAEEFGFRIQTLQHGVEAYKIATELKNAGVAAVVWSDWGAFKLESYDATSYNARLLMEAGVVTSLHSDDAEISTRMNWEAGKLLRSGVEEVQALSTVTNQAARAIAIDNRVGSLEAGKDADFVIWSGNPLSQFTRAEQTWVDGRKYFSLEEDARLRTEIATQRAQLLQAILSAGTPDAPTGAGPARGRAPEHD
- a CDS encoding amidohydrolase family protein, producing MTLTMTPTMTGTESTTRRAGRPRLYRIASGAMALALASAAPLLLTPTRAAAQVLTPTAPQTQPVVLRGATIHTVTKGVIQNGTIVMEAGKITAIGGPEIAVPRGAKVVDLTGKHIYPGLVDAYSTVGITEIGSVEVSNDITELGDFNPNVRAEVAVNAESRHIGTTRSAGVLVAFSTPEGGVISGLSSAMSLEGWTWEEMSMKGAAALNVAWPDPNARPRRFGGGGPPGGFGGRPQPAPKTYAEQVQAIKDYFAEARAYRDAVAAGQTVTTNTRYAAMIPALNREIPVVVAAEGVAQINDAITWAKEEGVRLVIRGGRDAIHVAERLKAENVPVILTSTMAAPDRNSEGYDGRYNAPAQLFAAGVRFAIAGGSGGLYSYRLPWEAGVAVAFGLPEEEALKAVTINAAEFMGIADKVGSLEVGKQATLLITTGTPLDMTSNVEQSYIQGREIDMNDIHKQFFKKYLEKIRQQMGRIAM
- a CDS encoding glycosyl hydrolase, which produces MTKTALLRSGAALVAGALLPLAAAQAQRARPAAPTAAPPAAPAYDPSLYVSGTATAPLFKSLRWRNVGPDRGGRVDAVVGDLAKPFLFYMGSVNGGVWRTTTGGQTWQNITDGKTDISSVGAITVAPSDPNVIYVGTGESQLREDLTFGTGMYRSTDAGQSWQHLGLVDAQQITDIIVDPRDADRVYVSAIGHAFGPNRERGVFRTLDGGRTWKQVLFVDDSTGAQDLAIDPANPRILYASFYKFQRTPWSMLAGGGRSGLWKTTDGGETWTEISRNPGIPRTPLGKIGIDVSRANPRRLYASIEAPDSTGGFFRSDDAGATWERMNDDARIWVRNWYYSTVTADPKDENTVYVMNLSVLKSIDGGRTFTEIDAPHGDMHILWVDPNDPRRMILGNDGGATVSFDGGVTWSSQHNQPTAQFYHVNTDDQFPYRIYGAQQDNSAISIASRSDYGAIGERDYFSVAGCENATIAIDPRDPNITYGGCYLGQFSRYDHRARQERDISVTEINWDGYAAKDVRERFQWTFPVLVSKHDPRTLYVTSQHVWRSRTEGASWERISGDLTANDPATLGRTGGPIHGEMTGAEWYGTIYAFAESPVQKGVLWAGSDDGRVHVSRDEGATWQDVTPPGYGRFTRTAHIDASPHDAGTVYVAANRYQQDDFAPYLWKSSDYGRTWTRIVTGIPRTAYTRVVREDPRRRGLLYAGTEYGVWVSLDDGATWQPLQLNLPRVSVRDLRVQGNDLIAATHGRAFWVIDDLSPLRQLADSVRSRPAHLFQPATAVLFGAGGGGSFTGANPPSGVIVDWHLRDLPAAKARLEFTDAQGTVLRRFASADSAVHADSLSFAPADSIVPLRRGTNRFVWNLRSTAAPRLPNTVIDYGTLRGPSVPPGEYGVRLIIGADTLARRFTVVADPRVTSTQADLVAQYAAARRTIDRLQSVVDHVKRAEDLQAQLTDRAKRAADPAVVTMLTDSANAVRRKIEAVRAELYEVGCHVDQCTLDMPTKLYNKYITLNMQLQSGAYAPTKQHGEIYQTLTTQLDAQLKELERIESDELARFNALLEQHGLPAVHVPARKPIA
- a CDS encoding site-2 protease family protein, which translates into the protein MTAPPPFTARRCATCGTELAASALACPACQTLVHADRLRSVAATAEAAERAGKLREARGAWEEALSLLPATTQQHAVITARLEALVARIADADPHLGGEPPPPQGPWYKRWAGGVGAVAVLLLTKGKFLLLGLTKLPTLISMFGFFGVYWAAFGWPLALGLVVSIYIHEMGHVAALLRLGIKPSAPMFVPGLGAFVAYSKRVSDPREDAYVGLAGPIWGAGAGVAAFAAAKWTGSATWMAIAELTGFINLFNLIPFFGLDGSHGIKVLNRAQRLAVVAAFAVAWQVSGVQLILLPLAVTIWRAFARETGRGDARTLANFLGLIAVLTWLAALETV